A window of Clostridioides sp. ES-S-0010-02 genomic DNA:
ATACAAAACATAGAGTAAGAATACAATATTAGAAGGGGAATATTTAAATGTTTACAAAAAAAGGATTATTGCTAGTTGTATCAGGTCCATCAGGTGCAGGAAAAGGTACTATTTGCAAAGAATTACTTAGAGAGAATGATACAATAAAACTTTCTGTATCAGCTACTACAAGAAAACCAAGAGCAGGAGAAGTTGATGGAGTAAATTATTTCTTCATAAGTAAAGAAAAGTTTGAAGATATGATAGGAAAAGGTGAGTTTTTGGAGTATGCTCAAATTTATGATAATTTTTATGGAACTCCAAAAGCAGCAATAATGGAATGTTTAGAAAAAGGACAGGATGTGCTACTAGAAATTGAAATGCAAGGAGCAAAACAAATAAAAGAGGTTTGTCCAGAAGGAGTATTTATATTTGTATTACCTCCATCACTTGAAGAGTTAAAAAATAGAATTGTTGGAAGAGGTACAGAGACAGAAGAAGAAATAGAAAAGAGATTTAGTTGTGCATATGAAGAAATAAAAATGATTAAGGATTATGATTATTTTATATTTAATGAAGATGTGAAAACATCTGCTAAAGAAATAGAAGGTATAATATCATCTGAAAAGAATAAAGTTAGCAGATATAAAAATATTATAATAGAGAAATTTAAGGAGGAATTATAATTATGTTAAAACCATCTATCAATGAGGTACTAGAAAAAATAGACAACAGATATTACTTAGTAGGGACTGTTTCAAAGAGAGCAAGAAAGTTAATTGATGGAGACGAACCATATGTTCCAAACAAAGCTAAGGAAAAACCTGTATGTGTAGCTACTAAGGAAGTTGCAAGTGGAAAAATAACATATAGATTATTGACAGAAGAAGAAATAGAGATAGAAGAAGCTAGACACTACGCTGAGCAACATCAACAAATTTCAGAAGAGGAGTAAGGTCATGCTAAAAAATAAGACTGTTGTAATTGGCATAAGCGGCGGAATAGCTGCATACAAGGCTTGTGATGTTGTAAGTAAATTAAAAAAATTAAATGCAAATATCCATGTTATAATGACAAAATCAGCAACAGAATTTGTTAGACCACTTACACTTCAATCACTAAGTCAAAATTATGTAGTAGAAGATATGTTTGAAGAACCAAAATCTTGGGAAGTTGAACATATATCATTAGCAAAAAAGGCAGATTTGTTTCTAATAGTACCAGCAAGTGCAAATGTTATAGGAAAAATTGCAAATGGTATAGCTGATGATATGCTAACAACTACTGTTATGGCAACAAAAGCACAAGTTTTAATAGCACCAGCTATGAATACTAATATGTATGAAAATCCAATTGTCCAAAAAAATATAAAAACTTTAGAGGAATTTGGATATAAATTTATAGAACCAGAA
This region includes:
- the gmk gene encoding guanylate kinase produces the protein MFTKKGLLLVVSGPSGAGKGTICKELLRENDTIKLSVSATTRKPRAGEVDGVNYFFISKEKFEDMIGKGEFLEYAQIYDNFYGTPKAAIMECLEKGQDVLLEIEMQGAKQIKEVCPEGVFIFVLPPSLEELKNRIVGRGTETEEEIEKRFSCAYEEIKMIKDYDYFIFNEDVKTSAKEIEGIISSEKNKVSRYKNIIIEKFKEEL
- a CDS encoding DNA-directed RNA polymerase subunit omega, whose translation is MLKPSINEVLEKIDNRYYLVGTVSKRARKLIDGDEPYVPNKAKEKPVCVATKEVASGKITYRLLTEEEIEIEEARHYAEQHQQISEEE